One region of Nycticebus coucang isolate mNycCou1 chromosome 10, mNycCou1.pri, whole genome shotgun sequence genomic DNA includes:
- the BLOC1S3 gene encoding biogenesis of lysosome-related organelles complex 1 subunit 3, which translates to MASQGSRRRPRRRPETVVPGEAAETDSELSASSSEEELYLGSWGPTRGRPTGLRVAGEAAETDSDPDPEPTAAPRDLPPLVVQRESAGEAWAMEETPAPAPALSLLQIRLAESQARLDHDVAAAVSGVYRRAGRDVAALASRLAAAQATGLAAAHSVRLARGDLCALAERLDIVAGCRLLPDIRGVPGTEPEQDLGPRAYL; encoded by the coding sequence ATGGCGTCCCAGGGTAGTCGTCGGAGGCCGCGGAGGAGGCCAGAGACTGTGGTGCCGGGAGAGGCGGCCGAGACGGATTCGGAACTCTCCGCGTCTTCGTCGGAGGAAGAGCTGTACCTGGGGTCTTGGGGTCCGACGCGCGGCCGCCCCACAGGGCTGCGGGTGGCTGGGGAGGCCGCAGAAACCGACTCAGACCCGGACCCGGAGCCCACGGCCGCGCCCAGGGACCTGCCTCCGCTTGTGGTGCAGCGGGAATCGGCGGGGGAGGCCTGGGCCATGGAGGAGACCCCAGCACCTGCCCCTGCGCTCTCGCTGCTGCAAATTCGGCTGGCCGAGAGCCAGGCAAGGCTGGACCACGATGTGGCGGCCGCCGTGAGCGGCGTGTACCGCCGTGCGGGCCGCGATGTGGCTGCCTTGGCTAGTAGGCTGGCGGCTGCCCAGGCCACAGGGTTAGCTGCGGCCCATAGCGTGCGCCTGGCTCGAGGGGACCTCTGCGCGCTGGCCGAACGCCTGGACATTGTGGCTGGCTGCCGCCTGTTGCCGGACATCCGCGGAGTGCCGGGGAcggagcctgagcaagaccttggGCCGCGAGCCTACCTATGA